A genomic region of Caenorhabditis elegans chromosome V contains the following coding sequences:
- the F58D12.3 gene encoding SWIB domain-containing protein (Partially confirmed by transcript evidence), protein MAPKIVQSIVELSLANDLPPKFAEEAATILANYIKDAGFYKKRRLAEKISKFDFNTKCLIIRHIRLVGVDQFPVDICLSRASRRGTIKDGIMRFKKPKCKQAMAHGDNKYGRLGIGSNDESVSKWQHIKISGEILRVHIGPCHTIFELASGELYGCGKASNFLEGPVDPELNINTPVKLQYYTANPMVRTKIILTPDSTEFMDYNVLSSLIIGRCESNSNIRSSGDNWKIRTKREALEEIQVLKEITTKRVLVSAYDDEMNLHFERFINVRDDCQWVSSDGKQKEIVFISDGFRVDSETFWKNYTIYTNGTICAFADNNIYSGKLVLSKEGVNSSDEDSDDEEYDDDMFDENMRNRESFKSLIERNGVLVAFMSERIMTFSFDGLAMSPNGESMFVWSKFPVNKQVKNYRPSGKSSPFLCSKTTPNSKINDVTSLSDILNSVSETPISLLNTLYRDNAYPRFPEHIQVLLALRHFLRIDGNTGIPLVLASNLQDDGNINKQKMRKEMRAALDISFKIPILTVKANWSIEQKKQRKAEVREKSELYLNELIKDVSALMEKLNTVPLKYRANGLEVEFAKYINDIFCVSFDPPGETDEVTIKSENCLTPQTTGEKMFKLGHCERALNERVKEGDIDGNEPRFKLIRVEAVQILTDRGVFVSGVESKFQTFSDEVTEFRIKCFDEALLNHIDENYVLNLNVAYLHHENTTKFIEAMDSFFLIREDFYYLDSLKW, encoded by the exons ATGGCGCCGAAAATAGTCCAATCAATTGTTGAATTATCACttg CGAACGATCTTCCACCGAAATTCGCTGAAGAAGCAGCAACAATTCTTGCAAATTATATCAAAGATGCCGGGTTTTACAAGAAAAGGAGACTTGCCGAGAAG atttccaaaTTCGATTTCAACACAAAATGTCTAATTATACGTCATATTCGATTAGTCGGTGTCGATCAATTTCCAGTTGATATTTGCCTTTCAAGAGCTAGTAGACGTGGAACTATAAAAGATGGAATTATGAGATTCAAGAAGCCTA aatgtaaACAAGCAATGGCTCATGGAGATAATAAATATGGTCGTCTTGGTATTGGATCGAATGATGAATCGGTTTCCAAGTGGCAGCATATCAAAATATCAGGAGAA ATTCTCCGTGTCCACATTGGACCTTGTCACACTATTTTCGAATTGGCAAGTGGTGAATTATACGGATGTGGAAAAGCTTCAAATTTCTTAGAAGGTCCAGTTGATCCAGAATTGAATATTAATACTCCCGTCAAGTTGCAGTATTATACAGCCAATCCGATg GTGCGCACAAAAATCATATTAACACCTGATTCTACCGAATTTATGGACTACAATGTTCTATCTAGTCTGATTATTGGACGATGCgaatcaaattcaaatattcgtTCATCTGGTGAtaactggaaaattcgaacaaAAAGAGAAGCGTTGgaagaaattcaagttttgaagGAAATTACAACGAAACGAGTTTTAGTTTCAGCATATGACGATGAAATGAATTTGCATTTTGAACGATTT ATCAACGTTCGTGATGACTGCCAATGGGTCAGTTCAGACGGGAAACAAAAGGAAATTGTGTTCATTAGTGATGGGTTCCGTGTGGATTcggaaacattttggaaaaactacaCAATTTATACAAACGGGACGATTTGTGCATTCGCTGACAATAATATATACAGTGGAAAACTTGTATTATCAAAAGAAGGTGTAAATAGTTCTGACGAAGATAGTGACGATGAAGAATATGATGATGATATGTTTGATGAGAATATGAGAAACCGGGAATCTTTTAAATCATTGATTGAAAGAAATGGAGTTTTGGTGGCATTTATGAGTGAACGTATTATGACTTTTTCATTTGATGGACTCGCTATGTCGCCTAATGGTGAATCTATGTTCGTTTGG tCGAAATTCCCCGTCAATAAACAAGTGAAAAACTATCGTCCATCTGGGAAATCAAGTCCTTTCCTGTGCTCAAAAACTACGCCGAACTCTAAAATCAATGACGTCACTTCACTTTCGGACATTTTGAATTCAGTTTCTGAAACACCAATCTCATTACTCAATACACTATACAGAGATAATG CTTATCCTCGATTTCCCGAGCACATCCAAGTTCTTTTGGCGTTGAGACATTTTCTAAGAATCGATGGAAATACTGGAATTCCGTTGGTTTTGGCAAGTAATCTTCAAGATGATGGAAAtattaataaacaaaaaatgagaaaagaaatGCGTGCAGCATTGGATATTAgcttcaaaattccaattcttACTGTCAAAGCAAATTGGAGCATTGAGCAGAAAAAGCAGAGAAAGGCGGAAgt aagagaAAAGTCAGaattatatttgaatgaaCTAATCAAAGATGTGTCCGCTCTTATGGAGAAATTGAACACAGTTCCATTGAAATATCGAGCAAATGGATTGGAAGTTGAATTTGCGAAATA CATCAATGATATATTTTGTGTTTCCTTCGATCCACCAGGAGAAACCGATGAAGTTActataaaatctgaaaactgccTGACTCCTCAAACAACAggcgaaaaaatgttcaagctTGGACATTGTGAAAGAGCATTGAATGAGAGGGTTAAAGAGGGCGATATCGATGGAAATGAGCCCAGATTCAAGCTTATTCGA GTCGAAGCTGTTCAAATTCTGACGGATCGAGGTGTATTTGTTAGTGGAGTTGAATCCAAATTTCAGACGTTTTCCGATGAAGTTACCGAATTTCGAATTAAATGTTTTGATGAAGCTTTGCTAAACCatattgatgaaaattatGTGTTGAATTTGAATGTG